A window of the Haloarcula litorea genome harbors these coding sequences:
- a CDS encoding DUF7289 family protein produces MRGNRRVTNRGQSGPLGLVLVLALVVASTTAVVVVGAEAITATQSQLDVERTEKTMTQFDSQAALVALGQSNVQQVALPAAGDSNYEVRGDVGWMNITYTNATGNVTTIRNSTLGAVVYDSDGTVIAYQGGGVWRTDADGEAVMISPPEFHYRSRTLTLPLVTVSGDGTIQGRATITHNDTIQYFPDPARDDALRNPLNGSEINVTVQSDYYRAWGNYFEERTDGTVTYDHPNETVTAELVIPFNASFENVVATTDPGGMTVNGAGSPPTPNEQGVAFPSVDDRIEDQVSDCQASGCDTSEPSTITSGGTYYYDNDPGSLTVDSPGGNVTIVINTGGSTFNTDVIELDDVSSNHVVSIYVRHSMELSGSDLVNEDDGDPSELKVLVHSDGDVDFQGNTEFYGLLVAPGSSCNQNGNGRIEGGLVCETMEINGNPSNVFDYDPSVQNIDLDLTNPSDTQITYLHVSVNDVNVTDA; encoded by the coding sequence ATGCGCGGTAATCGTCGGGTAACCAATCGGGGACAGAGTGGCCCGCTCGGCCTGGTGCTCGTGCTGGCCCTCGTGGTTGCTTCGACGACCGCCGTCGTCGTCGTCGGTGCCGAAGCCATCACTGCCACCCAGAGCCAGCTAGACGTCGAACGCACCGAGAAGACGATGACGCAGTTCGACTCACAGGCCGCGCTCGTCGCTCTCGGCCAGTCGAACGTCCAGCAGGTCGCCCTACCGGCCGCTGGGGACTCGAACTACGAGGTCCGCGGGGACGTCGGGTGGATGAACATCACGTACACGAACGCCACCGGGAACGTGACGACCATCAGGAACAGCACGCTCGGGGCGGTCGTGTACGACAGCGATGGGACGGTGATCGCGTATCAGGGCGGCGGCGTGTGGCGTACCGACGCCGACGGCGAGGCCGTTATGATCTCACCCCCCGAGTTCCACTACCGGAGCAGAACGCTGACGCTGCCGCTCGTGACCGTCTCCGGGGATGGAACCATCCAGGGACGGGCCACGATAACGCACAACGACACCATCCAGTACTTCCCCGATCCGGCACGGGACGACGCGCTCCGAAACCCTCTGAACGGGAGCGAGATCAACGTCACCGTCCAGAGCGACTACTACCGCGCCTGGGGGAACTACTTCGAGGAGCGGACCGACGGCACCGTCACGTACGATCACCCGAACGAGACGGTGACGGCCGAGCTCGTGATCCCGTTCAACGCCTCTTTCGAGAACGTCGTGGCAACTACCGATCCCGGTGGGATGACCGTAAACGGTGCCGGTAGTCCGCCGACCCCCAACGAGCAGGGTGTTGCCTTCCCCTCGGTCGACGACCGGATCGAGGACCAGGTTTCGGACTGTCAGGCCAGCGGCTGTGACACGTCCGAACCCTCGACCATCACCAGCGGGGGAACATACTACTACGACAACGACCCCGGGAGCCTGACAGTGGACAGCCCCGGCGGCAACGTCACGATCGTGATTAACACGGGCGGGTCGACGTTCAATACGGACGTCATCGAACTCGACGACGTCAGCAGCAACCACGTCGTCTCGATTTACGTCAGACACTCGATGGAGCTCAGCGGGAGCGACCTCGTGAACGAGGACGATGGCGATCCGAGCGAACTGAAGGTGCTCGTCCACTCCGACGGTGACGTCGACTTCCAGGGCAATACGGAATTCTACGGGTTGCTGGTGGCGCCGGGCTCGTCGTGCAACCAGAACGGGAACGGCAGGATCGAGGGCGGGCTCGTCTGTGAAACGATGGAGATCAACGGGAACCCCTCGAACGTCTTCGACTACGACCCCAGCGTCCAGAACATCGACCTCGACCTGACGAACCCCAGCGACACGCAGATCACCTACCTCCACGTCTCGGTCAACGACGTGAACGTGACCGACGCCTGA
- a CDS encoding 30S ribosomal protein S15 has translation MARMHTRRRGSSDSDKPAADEPPEWSDVDEDAIEERVVELAEQGHSPSEIGLKLRDEGVQGTPIPDVSLATGKKVTEILADNDADPDLPEDLRNLMERAVRLREHMDENPNDHQNKRALQNTQSKIRRLVDYYRGDELDEDFTYSYDKAVELLNDE, from the coding sequence ATGGCACGAATGCACACCCGCCGCCGCGGCTCGTCCGACTCGGACAAGCCGGCGGCAGACGAACCCCCGGAGTGGAGCGACGTCGACGAGGACGCCATCGAGGAGCGCGTCGTCGAACTCGCCGAACAGGGCCACTCGCCCAGCGAGATCGGTCTGAAACTGCGCGACGAGGGCGTCCAGGGCACGCCGATTCCGGACGTCTCCCTGGCGACCGGTAAGAAGGTCACCGAGATCCTCGCGGACAACGACGCCGACCCCGACCTCCCTGAGGACCTCCGGAACCTGATGGAGCGGGCCGTCCGGCTGCGCGAACACATGGACGAGAACCCCAACGACCACCAGAACAAGCGCGCCCTGCAGAACACGCAGTCGAAGATCCGGCGGCTCGTCGACTACTACCGCGGCGACGAGCTCGACGAGGACTTCACCTACAGCTACGACAAGGCAGTCGAGCTGCTGAACGACGAGTAA